One Myxococcota bacterium DNA segment encodes these proteins:
- a CDS encoding O-antigen ligase family protein, producing MGAVHAPVILSLFVLACISLGCHVFQRQSVRIHAGGLLLLASVLLTFLFLMPAPLAGLVPQKSALRFMQLATALILFVVLSDNARDPKARQIIWNGVLLSGIALFFIAAAHRLFGAERIWGSFGSAQSYFFAPLVNPNSLGRLFGIFALLCLARVRKWPFAVVAVLCGASVFMTQTRFGAIAFVCCALWMAILKRRGAAVVLGMGVFALLVAGAAAFSDLATLVSPGAYEFKLDILKHGLGMIGEHWLMGIGPGATAFEFHHDVQPDFLADSLFSFYYQITYLENTTLQLLLDHGLVKGALLGLIALWTVVQIYRRQPEYAVVLTFIWIADWADFSLETGAVLYLSALVLALSELPWRVTFSPKAMAMCLVCISGAGIWAQVVARQPDWTDPSKAYVQGMRALELGDRRLAQAWFEYSLRQRPTFYAAHLQLARLLNSKEHYRLAIASNPGALPGILLETKGLRDVLPVINAQTLMALCKQLIVQGQNIDALECINEALAFEDKTPDDVRFGVEYALAHDSPKQARFWLDGLLPETRQDGEAAVLAARIVGLEKGTLEALEESAGWLKGLKTPCPLAIWRINAFAGLKLVDEAEAALRKYQGCSDDPERFEASLYEQTGFPARALRIIRKISAARPEDAELKNKRVQLEKEVAGGWWGF from the coding sequence ATGGGTGCGGTGCATGCGCCCGTTATTTTGAGCTTGTTTGTGCTGGCTTGTATCAGCCTTGGTTGCCATGTGTTTCAAAGGCAGAGTGTCAGGATTCACGCAGGCGGTTTATTGCTGTTGGCATCTGTTTTGCTGACTTTTTTATTTTTGATGCCGGCGCCTTTGGCGGGCTTAGTGCCACAAAAGAGTGCGCTTCGATTTATGCAGCTGGCTACGGCATTGATCTTGTTTGTTGTTTTGTCTGATAACGCCCGGGATCCTAAGGCGCGGCAGATTATATGGAACGGCGTTTTATTGAGCGGGATTGCTTTGTTTTTTATTGCGGCAGCGCATCGCTTGTTCGGGGCAGAAAGAATTTGGGGAAGTTTTGGCAGCGCGCAATCGTATTTTTTTGCGCCGTTGGTCAACCCCAATAGTTTGGGCAGGTTGTTTGGCATTTTTGCTTTGTTGTGTTTGGCGCGGGTACGAAAATGGCCTTTTGCGGTGGTTGCTGTTTTATGCGGCGCTTCGGTGTTTATGACGCAAACGCGCTTTGGGGCGATTGCTTTTGTATGTTGTGCTTTATGGATGGCGATTTTGAAGCGCCGGGGCGCAGCTGTAGTTTTGGGGATGGGCGTTTTTGCGTTGTTGGTTGCGGGAGCTGCGGCGTTTTCTGATTTGGCTACGTTGGTTAGTCCAGGCGCTTATGAGTTTAAGCTGGATATTTTGAAGCACGGCTTGGGTATGATTGGGGAGCACTGGTTGATGGGTATTGGGCCAGGCGCTACCGCTTTTGAGTTTCATCATGATGTTCAGCCAGATTTTTTGGCGGACAGCTTGTTCTCATTTTATTACCAAATCACTTATTTGGAAAATACGACCTTGCAGCTGTTATTGGATCATGGGCTGGTGAAAGGGGCTTTGCTTGGTCTTATCGCTTTGTGGACTGTGGTTCAAATCTATCGGCGGCAGCCTGAGTATGCTGTGGTTTTGACGTTTATTTGGATTGCTGATTGGGCAGATTTTTCTTTGGAAACGGGTGCGGTGCTGTATCTGAGCGCGTTGGTTTTGGCGCTGAGTGAGCTGCCTTGGCGGGTGACGTTTTCACCGAAAGCGATGGCCATGTGTCTGGTCTGTATAAGCGGGGCCGGAATCTGGGCGCAGGTGGTGGCGCGCCAGCCTGATTGGACGGATCCTTCGAAGGCCTATGTACAGGGGATGCGAGCGTTAGAGCTGGGCGATCGGCGGTTAGCGCAAGCTTGGTTTGAATATAGTCTTAGGCAGCGGCCTACTTTTTATGCGGCGCATTTGCAGTTGGCGCGCCTATTGAATTCGAAGGAGCATTATCGATTGGCGATCGCATCTAATCCAGGCGCTTTACCTGGTATTTTGCTGGAGACCAAAGGGTTAAGAGATGTGCTTCCCGTGATTAACGCTCAGACTTTGATGGCTTTGTGCAAGCAGCTGATCGTTCAAGGTCAAAATATTGATGCGCTTGAGTGCATAAATGAGGCATTGGCTTTTGAGGATAAGACGCCTGATGATGTACGTTTCGGTGTGGAATACGCTTTGGCACATGACAGTCCAAAACAAGCGAGATTTTGGTTAGATGGGCTTTTACCTGAAACGCGCCAAGATGGAGAAGCTGCGGTGCTTGCGGCTCGCATCGTTGGTCTTGAAAAGGGCACCTTGGAGGCCCTTGAGGAGAGTGCCGGCTGGCTTAAGGGTCTAAAAACGCCGTGCCCTTTAGCGATTTGGCGGATCAATGCTTTTGCTGGGCTTAAGCTGGTGGATGAAGCTGAGGCAGCGTTGAGAAAATATCAAGGTTGCAGTGATGACCCAGAGAGGTTCGAGGCGAGCCTGTATGAACAAACTGGCTTTCCTGCGAGAGCTTTGAGAATCATTCGCAAGATCAGCGCTGCTCGGCCTGAGGATGCCGAGCTCAAGAATAAGAGAGTTCAGCTTGAAAAAGAGGTTGCGGGCGGCTGGTGGGGGTTTTGA
- a CDS encoding 4'-phosphopantetheinyl transferase superfamily protein, whose translation MVTIVDLTKPADDACLSPQEAKRALSFSTAILRQRFVGSHVALRQTLAEHLNEDPREIRFGYSKTGKPIHPKINFSLSHSADFALIGTNKSRLIGIDLEIVRPVENALQIAKRFFATCEYDYLNACSKAELLTEFFKIWTAKEALIKAKGIKLVENLQKEVVCHPGVTNGGYWIMPYTHPLLVGYIAHVAVQNDLGGLNPT comes from the coding sequence ATGGTGACTATAGTTGACCTAACCAAACCAGCAGATGACGCATGCTTATCGCCACAAGAAGCAAAACGCGCGCTCTCTTTTAGTACCGCCATCTTAAGACAACGCTTTGTCGGCTCGCACGTAGCTTTAAGACAAACTTTGGCTGAGCACTTAAACGAAGACCCCCGGGAGATCCGCTTCGGCTACTCAAAGACAGGCAAACCGATTCATCCGAAGATCAATTTCAGCTTAAGCCATAGCGCAGACTTCGCCCTGATTGGGACTAACAAATCCAGGCTTATCGGCATCGATTTAGAAATCGTCAGGCCTGTTGAAAACGCGCTGCAAATCGCCAAACGCTTTTTTGCGACTTGTGAATATGACTATTTAAATGCCTGTTCAAAAGCGGAGCTGTTGACAGAGTTTTTCAAAATTTGGACCGCAAAAGAGGCGCTAATCAAAGCCAAAGGTATCAAGCTAGTAGAAAACTTGCAGAAGGAAGTTGTCTGTCATCCCGGGGTGACGAACGGGGGGTACTGGATTATGCCATACACGCACCCCTTATTGGTCGGGTACATCGCGCATGTGGCTGTTCAAAACGACTTAGGTGGTCTAAATCCAACATAA
- a CDS encoding TolC family protein — MLLICPTLWAQSAFLALETDLGAPKINLLAAIDIALSKNEHLLQSAQDISAQIGLAKQARSKLLPTIEGSAYVSRDPTESMGSQLGLRVPLIDVSAMFNIKSASISVNAIKATYERRRDALVFDVALAYIDALLQQRLLKLAQEQHASSEIRFASAKRKAALGEISKLDLKRAELVCARTTAQIVKSKAGVKTSAGQLAYLLGENLQITLDDLPKLSEFDQQDRVILNDIAKTSREDLKAQSLAVQSALFAQRSALWMFMPTLDAKASLSKALEKDHQWQSRIDLTIPFYDGGFRYGLLQSARAYTLSQKYKKQLLEREILLEVEGALNEVQKQKELFEVELQLVAIGEASFKSAENRYALGQATSLDVLDEQTRLFEAQNNLEKVGVSLYAARLRLAYILGDPRKALANG, encoded by the coding sequence ATGCTTCTGATTTGCCCCACACTTTGGGCGCAAAGTGCATTTTTAGCACTCGAAACGGATCTCGGCGCGCCTAAAATCAACCTGCTGGCTGCCATCGATATCGCGCTGTCAAAAAACGAACATCTTTTACAATCGGCGCAGGATATTTCAGCTCAAATAGGCTTAGCCAAACAAGCTCGCAGCAAGCTTTTGCCCACCATCGAAGGCTCTGCCTATGTGAGCCGGGACCCAACCGAAAGCATGGGCTCTCAGCTCGGACTTCGCGTGCCGCTGATTGACGTTTCCGCCATGTTCAACATCAAAAGTGCATCTATCAGCGTTAATGCCATCAAAGCGACTTACGAGCGCCGCCGAGATGCGCTGGTATTCGATGTGGCCTTGGCTTATATCGACGCTCTGCTTCAGCAACGATTGTTAAAATTGGCCCAAGAACAGCATGCCAGCTCCGAAATTAGATTCGCTTCCGCCAAAAGAAAGGCAGCTTTAGGCGAAATCTCCAAACTGGATTTAAAACGCGCGGAGCTGGTCTGCGCTAGAACCACAGCCCAAATCGTCAAATCTAAAGCAGGCGTCAAAACATCCGCCGGTCAACTTGCCTACTTGCTAGGCGAAAATCTGCAAATCACTTTGGACGATTTACCTAAACTTAGTGAATTCGATCAGCAAGACCGAGTCATCTTAAACGATATAGCCAAAACCAGCCGAGAAGACCTAAAAGCGCAGTCATTAGCAGTCCAAAGCGCTCTATTCGCGCAGCGCAGCGCTCTGTGGATGTTTATGCCGACTTTGGATGCGAAAGCGAGTCTAAGCAAAGCCTTAGAAAAGGATCATCAATGGCAAAGCCGAATCGATTTAACCATTCCATTTTATGACGGCGGATTCAGATACGGCCTGCTGCAAAGCGCTCGTGCCTACACGCTGAGTCAAAAATACAAAAAGCAGCTCCTAGAGCGCGAAATCTTGTTAGAAGTCGAAGGCGCGTTAAACGAAGTGCAAAAACAGAAAGAGCTATTTGAGGTTGAGCTACAACTAGTTGCCATCGGCGAAGCGTCATTTAAAAGCGCCGAAAATCGCTATGCTTTGGGTCAGGCAACGAGCTTAGACGTGCTGGATGAACAAACGCGCCTTTTCGAGGCGCAAAATAACTTAGAGAAAGTTGGTGTGTCACTCTACGCAGCGCGCCTGCGTTTGGCGTATATTTTAGGTGATCCGAGAAAGGCGCTTGCAAATGGATGA
- a CDS encoding DciA family protein: MDDTTTVLLKVLRSHFEASPSLDAAWQSAPSLALMHLSRPGWPAEFLKAEQKRQISTELTKLALQLKHSNHLKILLQFVQQSIALVLQFASTKSKTQLEKQRLMGFIRSEQMEGQTDEAAAARGAARFLQSKRREHRDKVFIDPNEQDRLLEILSLPKSMGAQLPKQDIRGLILKSPLAALLKQASCFSPEIMKRAFGEEWLKHIQPVGFADKTQKTILISVKSSSVAHEMSYRKAEIIRRLHQIKEFEQVSDVRFTVEQPAPRNKFER; this comes from the coding sequence ATGGATGACACCACCACGGTTTTGCTAAAAGTTTTACGCTCTCATTTTGAAGCTAGCCCTTCATTGGACGCGGCATGGCAAAGTGCACCTAGCTTAGCTTTGATGCATCTATCTAGACCGGGTTGGCCTGCGGAATTTCTCAAAGCCGAGCAAAAAAGACAAATCAGCACCGAGCTTACCAAACTGGCGTTGCAGCTAAAGCACAGCAACCACCTCAAGATCTTGCTGCAATTTGTGCAACAAAGCATCGCGCTGGTTTTGCAATTCGCTTCCACTAAATCAAAAACACAGCTCGAAAAACAAAGGCTGATGGGTTTCATTCGTTCGGAACAAATGGAAGGGCAAACTGATGAAGCAGCTGCCGCTAGAGGCGCCGCCCGTTTTCTGCAATCTAAGCGTCGTGAGCATCGCGACAAAGTATTTATCGACCCGAATGAGCAAGACCGCCTGCTCGAAATCTTGTCTCTACCAAAGTCCATGGGCGCTCAGCTGCCCAAACAAGATATCCGTGGATTGATCTTAAAAAGTCCATTGGCTGCCTTGCTAAAACAAGCCAGCTGCTTTTCTCCTGAAATCATGAAGCGTGCTTTCGGTGAAGAATGGCTTAAGCATATCCAGCCCGTCGGTTTTGCCGATAAAACGCAAAAAACCATTCTAATATCGGTCAAATCATCTTCGGTTGCCCACGAAATGTCTTATCGAAAGGCAGAAATCATTCGCAGGCTTCATCAAATCAAAGAATTTGAGCAAGTAAGCGATGTCCGGTTCACCGTCGAACAACCTGCCCCCAGAAATAAATTCGAGCGCTGA
- a CDS encoding lysyl oxidase family protein, producing the protein MARLLFITASILLFTSAYADEFDTARFRTSSFNCTTSQDCGTGSCNNQHCYCNPGFRDSVDAPCDHQMGERDPNTAWALEAGLGWLFPVGWFHLGLWPMGLARLGVEVVAGSLLTLYTAVRHKPITEIRQEKRGPIWLLGFGALTSIGHVAFWIIQTDFLAQFGSKQARESTKWHKDKGEADVVILADLAAESMRITANTFSEDNCAIVEGCIDGPGERRLLRWDEVIYNKGEGDFVKGLESQLTPVWSPCHQHYHGQNTASHFLKRELLDASNNTVRQIYHGHKAGYCYLDSRRISGSYENKFDCGSPQFTRDLLQGITSGWADVYGSETDCQWIDITGLPAGTYQLVLTINPLGIYYQDKNLTNNRGIVEVVIPPMDGSKERIRHGVYVNATVLSGEVVPNI; encoded by the coding sequence ATGGCAAGACTCCTTTTTATCACCGCGTCAATTTTGCTTTTTACCAGCGCCTATGCAGACGAGTTCGACACCGCCCGGTTTAGAACATCGAGCTTCAACTGCACAACCAGCCAAGACTGCGGCACCGGTAGTTGCAATAATCAGCATTGCTATTGCAATCCAGGATTCAGAGACAGCGTAGATGCACCCTGCGATCACCAGATGGGTGAAAGAGATCCTAACACCGCCTGGGCCCTGGAAGCCGGCCTAGGTTGGCTGTTTCCAGTCGGCTGGTTTCACTTAGGCTTATGGCCGATGGGCCTTGCTCGACTAGGAGTCGAAGTCGTCGCGGGCTCCTTGCTCACGCTCTACACAGCCGTAAGACACAAACCTATCACAGAGATTCGACAAGAAAAACGAGGTCCCATTTGGCTGTTAGGCTTTGGCGCTCTGACCAGTATCGGCCACGTGGCATTCTGGATCATACAGACCGACTTCTTGGCGCAGTTTGGCTCCAAACAAGCCAGAGAATCAACAAAATGGCACAAAGATAAAGGCGAAGCAGACGTTGTAATTTTAGCTGATTTAGCCGCGGAATCCATGCGAATCACCGCGAATACTTTCTCTGAAGACAATTGCGCCATTGTCGAGGGTTGTATCGACGGTCCAGGCGAGCGTCGCCTTTTACGATGGGACGAAGTTATCTACAACAAGGGCGAAGGGGATTTCGTCAAAGGACTTGAAAGCCAATTAACGCCTGTGTGGAGTCCATGTCACCAACATTATCACGGTCAAAACACCGCCAGCCATTTTCTCAAACGTGAGCTGCTCGATGCCTCCAACAATACCGTCCGCCAGATTTATCATGGGCACAAAGCCGGCTACTGCTACCTAGATTCAAGACGAATTAGCGGTTCGTATGAGAATAAATTCGACTGCGGCAGCCCACAATTTACCCGCGATCTTCTGCAGGGAATTACTTCAGGTTGGGCAGACGTCTATGGCTCCGAAACAGATTGCCAATGGATTGACATCACGGGCCTGCCGGCAGGTACTTATCAGCTGGTTTTGACCATCAATCCGCTCGGAATCTACTATCAAGACAAGAATTTGACCAACAACCGCGGGATTGTGGAAGTGGTTATTCCACCGATGGATGGCAGCAAAGAACGCATACGCCATGGTGTCTACGTCAATGCCACCGTCTTGAGCGGTGAAGTCGTCCCCAACATTTAA
- a CDS encoding HD domain-containing protein, with protein sequence MRSLEDISSAISQAGGKPVLVGGCVRDRLMGRDSKDFDIEVYGLDLGSLESVLNQLGSVHAVGKSFGVFKLFNFDISLPRTENKQGAGHKGFVVQSDPSLTFEQASKRRDFTVNAMGIDLATGELLDPHGGQNDLKTLTLKHVSDAFDEDPLRVLRACQFAARLEFSIHPDTLTKCHNLLPELKTLPKERIGEEFKKLLMANKPSIGLQALLDTRALGLFPELEALIGCQQDPKWHPEGDVWIHTLMVVDQAARISDQLLIRLGALCHDLGKPPTTKFEDGRWRSKNHEAAGVPPTQQFLQRLAIAQDLINEITPLVQDHLKPCQLYNVRDQVSDAAIKRLATRVNIENLCLVAEADFLGRTTEEALAGHDPSTAWLREQAARLAVTNKPLEALLQGRHLLDLGMHAGPAMGRLLKKAYEAQIEGEFETLEDALDWVKQHHA encoded by the coding sequence ATGCGCTCTCTCGAAGATATTTCATCCGCCATCAGTCAGGCAGGCGGAAAACCCGTGCTTGTTGGCGGCTGTGTTCGCGACCGCCTCATGGGCCGTGATTCTAAAGATTTCGACATCGAAGTCTACGGTCTCGATTTAGGCTCGCTTGAAAGCGTGCTAAATCAGCTTGGCTCTGTGCACGCGGTCGGAAAAAGCTTCGGTGTATTTAAGCTGTTTAATTTTGACATCAGCCTGCCCCGAACCGAGAACAAGCAAGGCGCGGGACATAAAGGTTTTGTGGTACAAAGTGACCCAAGCTTAACTTTCGAGCAGGCCTCAAAACGCAGGGATTTTACTGTGAACGCCATGGGCATTGATTTGGCGACGGGCGAGTTGCTTGACCCGCACGGTGGTCAGAACGATCTAAAAACTCTCACGCTTAAGCATGTATCAGATGCGTTTGATGAAGACCCATTGCGCGTACTTCGTGCATGCCAATTTGCGGCGAGGCTAGAATTTAGCATTCATCCGGACACGTTGACAAAATGCCACAATTTATTGCCTGAGCTTAAAACTCTGCCGAAAGAGCGTATCGGGGAAGAGTTTAAAAAGCTGTTGATGGCCAACAAGCCATCTATTGGCCTGCAGGCGCTTTTAGATACTCGGGCTTTAGGTCTTTTTCCTGAACTTGAAGCGCTTATCGGTTGCCAACAAGATCCCAAATGGCATCCTGAGGGCGACGTTTGGATTCATACTCTCATGGTCGTGGATCAAGCAGCTCGTATCAGCGATCAGTTATTAATTCGTTTAGGCGCACTCTGTCATGACCTGGGCAAGCCTCCCACAACCAAGTTTGAAGATGGTCGCTGGCGCAGCAAGAACCACGAAGCGGCAGGCGTTCCACCGACGCAGCAATTTTTGCAAAGGCTGGCGATTGCACAAGATCTGATCAATGAGATAACGCCGTTGGTACAAGATCATCTCAAGCCATGCCAGCTGTACAATGTTCGAGATCAAGTTTCAGATGCCGCCATCAAACGACTGGCGACTCGGGTTAATATCGAAAATCTCTGCTTGGTTGCTGAAGCCGACTTTTTAGGTCGTACCACTGAAGAAGCACTGGCAGGTCATGACCCTTCTACCGCCTGGCTTCGGGAGCAAGCCGCTAGGCTCGCCGTTACCAACAAACCTCTCGAGGCCCTCCTGCAAGGCAGGCATCTGCTTGACCTGGGTATGCATGCAGGACCAGCCATGGGCCGGTTGCTCAAAAAAGCCTACGAAGCTCAGATCGAGGGCGAGTTTGAAACATTGGAAGATGCTCTAGATTGGGTTAAGCAGCACCATGCTTAA
- a CDS encoding inositol monophosphatase family protein: MLNTCIQIAREAGQLILELSEKPRHIEKKAAFDLVTDADKASNDLICRRLMEAFPTSKILAEESTSPQPSPLNGEGVLWIVDPIDGTTNYARGMPHAAVSIGAYDLASQELLVGCVFNPFINECFWAAKGEGAYLNGERIHVSTINQLSDAVVATGFFNTGDLTFETSNLPEAYRFIQSCLGLRRAGAASLDLCWVAMGRLDMYWEKGLKAWDLAAGALIVQEAGGKLSNYQDEKLDIFQGTVLASNGHLHKTSIDILNNQ, from the coding sequence ATGCTTAATACATGTATTCAAATCGCGAGGGAGGCAGGTCAATTAATTTTAGAGCTTTCCGAAAAGCCGCGTCACATAGAGAAAAAAGCTGCTTTCGACTTGGTTACAGACGCAGATAAAGCGTCGAACGATTTAATTTGCCGCAGATTGATGGAGGCGTTTCCCACATCCAAGATTTTAGCTGAAGAAAGCACCTCACCCCAGCCCTCTCCATTAAATGGAGAGGGAGTATTATGGATCGTTGATCCGATCGATGGAACGACCAACTATGCTCGCGGTATGCCGCATGCGGCGGTTTCAATCGGAGCATATGATTTGGCTAGCCAGGAACTTCTCGTTGGCTGCGTCTTTAACCCATTTATTAATGAGTGTTTTTGGGCAGCTAAAGGCGAAGGCGCTTACTTAAATGGCGAGCGCATTCATGTCAGCACAATTAATCAATTATCAGACGCTGTAGTTGCCACAGGATTTTTCAATACGGGCGATCTGACTTTCGAAACCAGCAACCTGCCCGAAGCCTACAGGTTCATCCAAAGCTGCCTCGGCCTAAGAAGAGCGGGCGCCGCTAGCCTCGATCTATGCTGGGTGGCCATGGGGCGCTTAGATATGTACTGGGAAAAAGGCCTCAAGGCCTGGGATCTGGCAGCAGGCGCATTGATCGTCCAAGAGGCTGGTGGAAAGTTGTCGAACTACCAAGACGAAAAATTGGATATTTTTCAAGGCACTGTCTTGGCCAGCAATGGGCATTTGCATAAAACATCTATTGATATATTAAATAATCAATGA